In Lonchura striata isolate bLonStr1 chromosome 32, bLonStr1.mat, whole genome shotgun sequence, a single window of DNA contains:
- the UNC5D gene encoding netrin receptor UNC5D, translating to RVPLIPDAALSADVERGGDIALYSGLAAAVLAVAVLALGVTLYRRSQSEYGVDVIDSSALTGGFQTFNFKTVRQGNSLLLNSSLQPELTVSRTYSGPICLQDPLDKELMTESSLFNPLADIKVKVQSSFMVSLGVTERAEYHGKAHPGTFPHGSPRPFGTLQARNKAMFIQHLASISSSSELRSSALFGHLGGRLVVPNTGVSLLIPHGAIPEESSWEIYLAITQKESSLEPEGPEVLLGPEVSCGPPELAVSTPCALSIPHCAHADPQHWSIRLKRRTQQGKWEEVMSVEEETTSCYCLLDPYACHILLNSFGTYALIGEPISDCAVRQLKVAVFGCLSCNSLDYNLRVYCVDNTPCAFQEVVSDERLQGGQLLEEPKLLHFKGNTCSLQISVLDVPPFLWRIKPFTACQEVPFSRVWRGSPRPLLGAFSLERFSPATTQLCCTVCVRQLQGHEQLLHIQTSVLETERENITFFGHEDSAFPAQLGPKAFKIPRSIRQRICATFDAPSARGKDWQMLAQKNSISRNLSFFATQSSPSAVILDLWEARHQHDGDLDSLACALEEIGRTHSQLSEGAEPELQEPEFPCSRKGL from the exons cgtgtccccctcaTCCCTGACGCAGCTCTCTCCGCAGACGTGGAGCGCGGCGGGGACATCGCGCTGTACTCGGGGCTGGCGGCGGCGGTGCTGGCGGTGGCCGTGCTGGCGCTGGGGGTGACCCTGTACCGGCGCAGTCAGAGTGAGTACGGCGTGGATGTCATTGATTCCTCTGCACTCACGGGAGGCTTCCagacttttaattttaaaacagtcAGACAAG gTAACTCCCTGCTCCTGAACTCGTCCCTGCAGCCCGAGCTGACGGTCAGCAGGACCTACAGCGGCCCCATCTGCCTGCAGGACCCCCTGGACAAGGAGCTGATGACCGAGTCCTCGCTCTTCAACCCCCTGGCCGACATCAAGGTCAAGGTGCAGAGCTCCTTCATGGTGTCCCTGGGCGTCACCGAGAGGGCCGAGTACCACGGCAAGGCCCACCCCGGCACCTTCCCCCACGGCAGCCCGCGGCCCTTCGGGACCCTGCAGGCCAGGAACAAGGCCATGTTCATCCAGCACCTGGCctccatctccagcagcagcgAGCTCAGGAGCTCGGCCCTCTTCGGGCACCTGGGGGGCCGCCTGGTGGTCCCCAACACAG GGGTCAGCCTGTTAATTCCACACGGGGCTATTCCTGAGGAGAGTTCCTGGGAAATCTACCTGGCCATCACCCAGAAGGAGTCCAG CCTGGAGCCGGAGGGCCccgaggtgctgctggggcccGAGGTGAGCTGCGGGCCCCCCGAGCTGGCGGTGAGCACCCCGTGCGCCCTGAGCATCCCGCACTGCGCCCACGCCGACCCCCAGCACTGGAGCATCCGCCTCAAGAGGAGGACGCAGCAGGGCAAGTGGGAG GAAGTGATGTCTGTGGAAGAGGAAACTACTTCTTGCTACTGCCTGTTGGATCCTTATGCCTGTCACATTCTCTTAAACAGCTTTGGAACTTATGCCCTAATTGGGGAACCCATCTCAGACTGCGCCGTTCGACAGCTGAAAGTCGCCGTTTTTGGCTGCCTGTCTTGCAATTCTCTGGATTACAATCTGAGGGTTTATTGTGTGGATAACACCCCTTGTGCATTCCAG GAAGTGGTTTCAGATGAAAGACTCCAAGGGGGGCAGTTGCTGGAGGAACCCAAACTTTTGCATTTTAAAGGCAACACCTGCAGCCTGCAGATCTCGGTGCTGGACGTCcctcccttcctgtggagaatCAAACCCTTCACTGCCTGCCAG GAGGTGCCGTTCTCCCGCGTGTGGCgcggcagcccccggcccctgctCGGCGCCTTCTCCCTGGAGCGCTTCAGCCCCGCCAccacccagctgtgctgcaccgTGTGCgtcaggcagctgcagggccacgagcagctgctgcacatccagACCTCCGTCCTCGAG actgagagagaaaacatcACCTTCTTTGGCCATGAGGACAGCGCCTTCCccgcccagctgggccccaagGCCTTCAAGATCCCGCGCTCCATCCGGCAGCGCATCTGCGCCACCTTCGACgcgcccagcgccaggggcaagGACTGGCAGATGCTGGCCCAGAAGAACAGCATCAGCAG GAACCTCTCCTTCTTCGccacccagagcagcccctccGCCGTCATCCTGGACCTGTGGGAGGCACGGCACCAGCACGACGGGGACCTGGACTCGCTGGCCTGTGCGCTGGAGGAGATTGGCAggacacactcccagctctccGAGGGGGCAGAGCCCGAGCTGCAGGAGCCCGAGTTCCCCTGCAGCAGGAAGGGCCTTTAG